Genomic window (Chryseobacterium bernardetii):
AAGTATGAAGATCTTCAGCATTGGTAAACACCTTTAGATTTTCATTTTTGAACTTTTCTTTAATAAATTCCGGAGAAATAGGCTCCATTCTTTTAATTTTTAATGCATCTTCAGAATAGAAAACAACCGCTTCATCCAATCCGTCCATAGCATGGTCATACTGCTCTAAAAAGGCAGGATTTAAGCTGGAATAGGTGTGAAGTTCAAGGAAGCCATATTTCTTTTCGTTTTTAAACTGTTCTATAAAAGCTTTTACAGCAGCTTTTACCTTACTGGGTGCATGGGCAAAATCCTTATATAATGTTCCCTTATCTTCTCTTTCTACCTTTTCAAGACGTTTGGAAGCTCCTTTAAAGCTCATGATTGCTTCATAGAAATCTTCATCCATAATTCCAAGCTGCTGGCAGATGTGTCTTGCGCCTTCCATATTCAGCAGGTTGTGTGCCCCGAAAACAGAAAGCGGAACATCTCCCATTCCCGTTTTTAAATACACTTTTCCGTTGCTGATCTCATATTCCGGAGTTTTATAAGGGATTTTTCTGAAATAATTCTCAGCGTGTTCCACTACTTTCACCACTTCCGGATCTTCTTCATTGTATACTAGAACACCACCAGGAGTAATGCTGGCTACAAATTTCCTGAACTGCTCAATGTAATCATCAAATGTCTTGAAAACATTGATATGATCCCATGCAATACCACTCATTAAAGCGATATTCGGCTGATATAATAAAAACTTGGAGCGCAGATCAATAGGAGAGGAAAGGTATTCGTCACCTTCAAGTACCATAAAATCATTGTCCCGGGTAAGCTTTACCATACAGTCGAAACCTTCCAGCTGAGCGCCTACCATAAAATCCACATCTTTCTGATGGAAATTCAGAACATGCAGGATCATAGAAGTAATGGTTGTTTTTCCGTGTGACCC
Coding sequences:
- a CDS encoding UDP-N-acetylmuramate--L-alanine ligase, encoding MKTHFIAIGGSAMHNLAIALKDKGYQVTGSDDAIFEPSKSRLEKKGILPQEMGWFPEKITPDIDAVILGMHAHQDNPELAKAKELGLKIYSYPEFLYEQSKNKTRVVIAGSHGKTTITSMILHVLNFHQKDVDFMVGAQLEGFDCMVKLTRDNDFMVLEGDEYLSSPIDLRSKFLLYQPNIALMSGIAWDHINVFKTFDDYIEQFRKFVASITPGGVLVYNEEDPEVVKVVEHAENYFRKIPYKTPEYEISNGKVYLKTGMGDVPLSVFGAHNLLNMEGARHICQQLGIMDEDFYEAIMSFKGASKRLEKVEREDKGTLYKDFAHAPSKVKAAVKAFIEQFKNEKKYGFLELHTYSSLNPAFLEQYDHAMDGLDEAVVFYSEDALKIKRMEPISPEFIKEKFKNENLKVFTNAEDLHTYWNTLDKTNGVYLMMSSGNFGGLDLTK